The following are encoded together in the Salinibacter grassmerensis genome:
- a CDS encoding SAM-dependent methyltransferase produces MPWYEEWFWSDAYTRVYDHRDDAEAERLVDLIEQKIAPASGAHILDIGCGRGRHARALARRGWHVTGLDLSEAAIAAARSRVAGDDLDVRASFQVGDMRTPVCDGCADGVVNLFTSFGYFDADAENERALAAMATALRPGGWFLQDFLNAPHVAESLGPSEYETEDGHTIHQDRWIEDGRVNKKITVHQNGHTETFQESVRLYTLSDLTDMHARVGLEVVELFGDYDGGSYVPGESPRLLLHAVRPT; encoded by the coding sequence ATGCCCTGGTACGAAGAGTGGTTCTGGAGCGACGCGTACACCCGCGTCTACGACCACCGAGACGACGCGGAGGCCGAGCGGCTGGTCGACCTGATTGAGCAAAAGATCGCGCCGGCCTCGGGGGCCCACATCCTCGACATCGGCTGCGGCCGGGGCCGGCACGCCCGGGCCCTCGCCCGGCGCGGCTGGCACGTGACCGGCCTCGACCTGTCGGAGGCCGCCATCGCGGCGGCGCGGTCGAGGGTGGCCGGCGACGACCTCGACGTGAGGGCCTCCTTCCAAGTGGGCGACATGCGCACCCCGGTGTGCGATGGGTGTGCGGACGGGGTCGTCAACCTGTTCACGTCCTTCGGCTACTTCGACGCGGACGCTGAGAATGAGCGCGCCCTCGCGGCCATGGCGACGGCCCTGCGGCCCGGCGGGTGGTTCCTCCAGGACTTCCTTAACGCCCCCCACGTTGCCGAGTCGCTGGGGCCCTCCGAGTACGAGACCGAGGATGGACACACCATCCACCAGGACCGCTGGATTGAAGACGGCCGTGTTAACAAGAAGATCACCGTCCACCAGAATGGCCACACGGAGACCTTTCAAGAGAGTGTGCGCCTGTACACGCTGTCCGATCTGACGGACATGCACGCCCGAGTGGGCCTCGAGGTCGTGGAGCTGTTTGGGGACTACGACGGGGGCAGCTACGTCCCCGGCGAGAGCCCGCGCCTCCTGCTTCACGCCGTACGCCCAACGTGA
- a CDS encoding dipeptidase, producing the protein MDTALSYADRHADRFVSELQELLRIPSVSTDSAYDDEVERAAQWLTDHFDGIGMEHTEIIETDGHPLVYAEHITDPDKPTVVVYGHYDVQPPDPLEEWSTDPFEPTRHNGALHARGACDDKGQMFMHAKAAEAYLSAEGDLPVNLKYIIEGEEETGSMAIETYVRDHGERLDGDVVLVSDTAMFSPETPSITYGLRGLAYAEITLEGPNRDLHSGNYGGAVDNPANALSRLVAGLHDDDHHIAIPGFYEDVRDLTEAERETYADLPFDEAAWRDTIGIDDVRTEGGYTTLECLSARPTLDVNGIWGGYTGEGAKTVLPSQAHAKLSMRLVPDQQLGDIYDKLEAHLEAEVPDTMTFSMRRLHGGEPVLVDRSAPPMQAAKDAMGEVRGTDPVFVRNGGTIPVVADFQNHLGLDSVLMGFGLDSDAIHSPDEHFGLDRFHQGIQAIIRFHDHYAAMA; encoded by the coding sequence ATGGACACCGCGCTCAGCTACGCCGACCGCCACGCCGACCGGTTCGTCAGCGAGCTTCAAGAGCTCCTGCGCATCCCGTCGGTCAGCACCGACTCCGCCTACGACGACGAGGTGGAGCGGGCCGCCCAGTGGCTCACCGACCACTTCGACGGCATCGGGATGGAGCACACCGAGATCATCGAGACCGACGGCCATCCCCTCGTCTACGCCGAGCACATCACCGACCCCGACAAGCCGACCGTCGTCGTGTACGGCCACTACGACGTGCAACCGCCCGACCCGCTGGAGGAGTGGTCCACCGACCCGTTCGAGCCAACCCGGCACAACGGCGCCCTGCACGCCCGCGGTGCATGCGACGATAAGGGCCAGATGTTCATGCACGCGAAGGCCGCCGAGGCGTACCTGTCGGCCGAGGGCGACCTTCCGGTCAACCTCAAGTACATCATCGAAGGCGAGGAGGAGACCGGCTCGATGGCGATCGAGACGTACGTCCGCGATCACGGGGAGCGGCTCGACGGCGACGTCGTCCTCGTTTCGGATACGGCCATGTTTTCGCCGGAGACGCCGTCGATCACGTATGGCCTGCGCGGGCTGGCCTACGCCGAGATCACCCTGGAGGGCCCGAACCGCGACCTCCACTCCGGCAACTACGGCGGCGCCGTGGACAACCCGGCCAACGCGCTCAGTCGCCTTGTCGCCGGCCTGCACGACGACGACCACCACATCGCAATCCCTGGGTTCTACGAGGACGTGCGCGACCTGACGGAGGCCGAGCGCGAGACCTACGCCGACCTCCCGTTCGACGAGGCGGCCTGGCGGGACACCATCGGCATCGACGACGTGCGGACCGAAGGGGGCTACACAACGCTCGAATGCCTCTCGGCCCGCCCCACACTCGACGTCAACGGCATCTGGGGCGGCTACACCGGTGAGGGCGCCAAGACGGTGCTGCCGTCCCAGGCCCACGCCAAGCTCTCGATGCGCCTCGTGCCCGACCAGCAGTTGGGGGACATCTACGACAAGCTGGAGGCCCACCTGGAGGCGGAAGTGCCCGACACGATGACCTTTTCCATGCGGCGGCTGCACGGGGGCGAGCCGGTGCTCGTCGACCGGTCCGCCCCGCCAATGCAGGCCGCAAAGGACGCGATGGGCGAGGTGCGCGGCACCGATCCGGTCTTCGTGCGCAACGGCGGCACGATCCCGGTGGTGGCGGACTTCCAGAACCACCTGGGCCTGGACAGTGTGCTTATGGGGTTTGGGCTCGACTCCGACGCCATCCACTCCCCCGACGAGCACTTCGGCCTCGACCGCTTCCACCAGGGCATTCAGGCCATCATCCGGTTCCACGACCACTACGCCGCGATGGCCTAA